The following coding sequences are from one Musa acuminata AAA Group cultivar baxijiao chromosome BXJ2-4, Cavendish_Baxijiao_AAA, whole genome shotgun sequence window:
- the LOC135609517 gene encoding probable adenylate kinase 5, chloroplastic isoform X1, which translates to MATATATGIAINHRRRPSAPALATLPPSSSSALSPIRPSLGLSHSLCFLSGNRYSKRNPKTRGLGVVVCAATEPLKVMISGAPASGKGTQCQMLVEKYGLVHISTGDLLRAEVSSGTEIGKKAKEYMDTGMLVPDEIVTDMVVSRLSQKDVKEKGWLLDGYPRSSSQAGSLERMKIRPDIFIVLEVPDEILIDRCVGRRMDPVSGKIYHLKNFPPETEEISARLITRTDDTQEKVRSRLETYKQNSDAILPTYFDLLQKVDGNRPREIVFQEIDALLQKIRTDAVKFKTLEVTNGNSKSNLKLAASSRDNWRGIPTRLNNIPHSKEIRKYFYDDVLQATQNAIEDKIRRLKVEINIPELNPETDVYRIGTLLELVRTLALSFADDGKRVKVCVQGSMGEGALSGMPLQLAGSRKIMEFMDWGEYGALGTFINIGSIGAREVEEQDDLFILMAPQNAVGNCIIDDMKAMTDAAGNRPVILVNPRLKDMPASSGIMQTMGREKRLEYAASFENCYFFRLLYYAGTQYPIMGALRMSYPHGYELYRRIDESYGKEKYKLIATFPKRPTSEEINAAFEGKPRDRERATGIWGFLSGIL; encoded by the exons ATGGCCACCGCCACAGCCACCGGGATCGCCATAAACCACCGCCGTCGACCCTCCGCCCCGGCTCTCGCCActcttcctccctcctcttcctccgcctTATCTCCTATTCGCCCTTCTCTTGGCCTCTCTCATTCGCTCTGTTTCCTGTCCGGGAACCGTTATTCGAAGCGAAATCCTAAGACGAGG GGTTTAGGGGTGGTAGTTTGTGCTGCGACGGAGCCGCTGAAGGTGATGATCTCTGGGGCTCCCGCGTCCGGGAAAGGAACTCAGTGTCAGATGCTCGTAGAGAAG TATGGTTTGGTGCACATCTCTACTGGAGATCTTTTGCGAGCGGAAGTATCATCAGGAACAGAAATTGGAAAGAAAGCAAAAGAATACATGGACACTGGCATGCTTGTCCCGGATGAAATCGTTACTGAT ATGGTTGTTTCACGGTTATCACAAAAAGATGTGAAAGAGAAAGGATGGCTCCTTGATGGATATCCAAGAAGTTCTTCACAAGCAGGGAGTCTTGAAAGGATGAAAATAAGACCAGACATATTCATTGTCCTTGAA GTTCCTGATGAAATTCTAATCGACAGATGTGTTGGAAGAAGGATGGACCCAGTTAGTGGCAAGATTTACCATCTTAAGAACTTTCCTCCTGAGACAGAAGAAATTTCTGCACGATTGATTACTCGAACTGATGATACTCAGGAAAAG GTTAGATCACGTCTTGAGACATATAAACAGAATTCTGATGCTATCTTGCCGACATACTTTGACTTGCTGCAGAAG GTTGATGGAAATCGTCCGAGAGAGATTGTATTTCAAGAAATTGATGCCCTGCTGCAGAAGATTCGTACTGATGCTGTAAAGTTCAAGACCTTGGAGGTAACTAATG gAAACTCAAAGAGCAATCTGAAACTGGCAGCTTCAAGCAGG GATAACTGGCGAGGTATTCCTACAAGGTTGAATAATATTCCTCATTCCAAGGAGATAAGGAAATATTTCTATGATGATGTTCTGCAAGCTACTCAAAATGCTATAGAAGACAAAATACGTAGATTGAAG GTGGAGATCAACATTCCAGAACTTAACCCAGAAACG GATGTTTATCGAATAGGAACCCTTTTGGAACTTGTACGAACTCTTGCTCTTTCATTTGCTGATGATGGAAAGCGTGTAAAA GTTTGTGTTCAAGGTTCAATGGGAGAAGGAGCACTTTCAGGAATGCCATTGCAACTTGCTGGAAGCCGGAAGATTATGGAATTTATGGATTGGGGTGAATATGGTGCTCTGGGAACCTTCATTAATATTGGGTCCATAG GGGCCAGAGAGGTTGAAGAACAGGATGATCTATTTATTCTTATGGCTCCCCAGAATGCTGTCGGGAACTGTATAATTGAC GATATGAAAGCTATGACAGATGCAGCTGGTAACCGTCCTGTGATTCTCGTCAATCCTCGCCTTAAG GATATGCCAGCATCAAGTGGCATAATGCAA ACAATGGGAAGAGAAAAGAGATTAGAATATGCTGCATCATTCGAGAACTGTTACTTCTTTCGGCTACTATATTATGCAGGAACACAGTATCCAATCATGGGCGCTTTAAG GATGTCTTACCCACATGGGTATGAACTTTACAGGAGGATTGATGAATCATATGGAAAGGAGAAGTATAAGCTGATAGCCACATTTCCTAAAAGGCCAACCAGTGAGGAGATCAATGCTGCTTTTGAAGGAAAACCGAG agatagagagagagctaCCGGGATCTG GGGTTTCTTGAGTGGTATACTATGA
- the LOC135609517 gene encoding probable adenylate kinase 5, chloroplastic isoform X2, which yields MATATATGIAINHRRRPSAPALATLPPSSSSALSPIRPSLGLSHSLCFLSGNRYSKRNPKTRGLGVVVCAATEPLKVMISGAPASGKGTQCQMLVEKYGLVHISTGDLLRAEVSSGTEIGKKAKEYMDTGMLVPDEIVTDMVVSRLSQKDVKEKGWLLDGYPRSSSQAGSLERMKIRPDIFIVLEVPDEILIDRCVGRRMDPVSGKIYHLKNFPPETEEISARLITRTDDTQEKVDGNRPREIVFQEIDALLQKIRTDAVKFKTLEVTNGNSKSNLKLAASSRDNWRGIPTRLNNIPHSKEIRKYFYDDVLQATQNAIEDKIRRLKVEINIPELNPETDVYRIGTLLELVRTLALSFADDGKRVKVCVQGSMGEGALSGMPLQLAGSRKIMEFMDWGEYGALGTFINIGSIGAREVEEQDDLFILMAPQNAVGNCIIDDMKAMTDAAGNRPVILVNPRLKDMPASSGIMQTMGREKRLEYAASFENCYFFRLLYYAGTQYPIMGALRMSYPHGYELYRRIDESYGKEKYKLIATFPKRPTSEEINAAFEGKPRDRERATGIWGFLSGIL from the exons ATGGCCACCGCCACAGCCACCGGGATCGCCATAAACCACCGCCGTCGACCCTCCGCCCCGGCTCTCGCCActcttcctccctcctcttcctccgcctTATCTCCTATTCGCCCTTCTCTTGGCCTCTCTCATTCGCTCTGTTTCCTGTCCGGGAACCGTTATTCGAAGCGAAATCCTAAGACGAGG GGTTTAGGGGTGGTAGTTTGTGCTGCGACGGAGCCGCTGAAGGTGATGATCTCTGGGGCTCCCGCGTCCGGGAAAGGAACTCAGTGTCAGATGCTCGTAGAGAAG TATGGTTTGGTGCACATCTCTACTGGAGATCTTTTGCGAGCGGAAGTATCATCAGGAACAGAAATTGGAAAGAAAGCAAAAGAATACATGGACACTGGCATGCTTGTCCCGGATGAAATCGTTACTGAT ATGGTTGTTTCACGGTTATCACAAAAAGATGTGAAAGAGAAAGGATGGCTCCTTGATGGATATCCAAGAAGTTCTTCACAAGCAGGGAGTCTTGAAAGGATGAAAATAAGACCAGACATATTCATTGTCCTTGAA GTTCCTGATGAAATTCTAATCGACAGATGTGTTGGAAGAAGGATGGACCCAGTTAGTGGCAAGATTTACCATCTTAAGAACTTTCCTCCTGAGACAGAAGAAATTTCTGCACGATTGATTACTCGAACTGATGATACTCAGGAAAAG GTTGATGGAAATCGTCCGAGAGAGATTGTATTTCAAGAAATTGATGCCCTGCTGCAGAAGATTCGTACTGATGCTGTAAAGTTCAAGACCTTGGAGGTAACTAATG gAAACTCAAAGAGCAATCTGAAACTGGCAGCTTCAAGCAGG GATAACTGGCGAGGTATTCCTACAAGGTTGAATAATATTCCTCATTCCAAGGAGATAAGGAAATATTTCTATGATGATGTTCTGCAAGCTACTCAAAATGCTATAGAAGACAAAATACGTAGATTGAAG GTGGAGATCAACATTCCAGAACTTAACCCAGAAACG GATGTTTATCGAATAGGAACCCTTTTGGAACTTGTACGAACTCTTGCTCTTTCATTTGCTGATGATGGAAAGCGTGTAAAA GTTTGTGTTCAAGGTTCAATGGGAGAAGGAGCACTTTCAGGAATGCCATTGCAACTTGCTGGAAGCCGGAAGATTATGGAATTTATGGATTGGGGTGAATATGGTGCTCTGGGAACCTTCATTAATATTGGGTCCATAG GGGCCAGAGAGGTTGAAGAACAGGATGATCTATTTATTCTTATGGCTCCCCAGAATGCTGTCGGGAACTGTATAATTGAC GATATGAAAGCTATGACAGATGCAGCTGGTAACCGTCCTGTGATTCTCGTCAATCCTCGCCTTAAG GATATGCCAGCATCAAGTGGCATAATGCAA ACAATGGGAAGAGAAAAGAGATTAGAATATGCTGCATCATTCGAGAACTGTTACTTCTTTCGGCTACTATATTATGCAGGAACACAGTATCCAATCATGGGCGCTTTAAG GATGTCTTACCCACATGGGTATGAACTTTACAGGAGGATTGATGAATCATATGGAAAGGAGAAGTATAAGCTGATAGCCACATTTCCTAAAAGGCCAACCAGTGAGGAGATCAATGCTGCTTTTGAAGGAAAACCGAG agatagagagagagctaCCGGGATCTG GGGTTTCTTGAGTGGTATACTATGA
- the LOC135609522 gene encoding probable CCR4-associated factor 1 homolog 7, whose translation MSKSEDAAGVEFRDVWADNLEAEFAVIREVVDDFPFVAMDTEFPGVAIRPLGDFKTVADSNYHILRANVDLLHLIQLGLTFSDAEGNLPASATGGRPIVWQFNFREFDVDRDISNPDSIDLLRKSDIDFKRNREHGVDANRFAELLMASGVVLNDSVRWVTFHCAYDFGYLLKILTCRRLPETREGFSELIRTFFPVMYDIKHLMRFSNSLHGGLNKLAEQLEVDRVGTCHQAGSDSLLTARAFRKLMEKHFDGSIDRYAGVMYGLDIE comes from the coding sequence ATGTCGAAGAGCGAAGATGCCGCCGGCGTCGAGTTCCGCGACGTCTGGGCCGACAACCTCGAAGCCGAGTTCGCCGTGATCCGCGAGGTCGTCGACGACTTCCCTTTCGTTGCCATGGACACCGAGTTTCCGGGCGTCGCCATCCGCCCCCTCGGCGACTTCAAGACCGTCGCCGACAGCAACTACCACATCCTCCGCGCCAACGTCGACCTCCTCCACCTCATCCAGCTAGGCCTCACCTTCTCCGACGCCGAAGGTAACCTCCCGGCCTCCGCCACCGGCGGCCGCCCCATCGTGTGGCAGTTCAACTTCAGGGAGTTCGACGTTGACCGTGACATCAGCAACCCCGACTCCATCGACCTCCTCAGGAAGTCCGACATCGATTTCAAGAGGAATCGGGAGCACGGGGTGGATGCCAACCGGTTCGCCGAGCTCCTCATGGCGTCCGGCGTGGTCCTCAATGATTCCGTCCGCTGGGTGACCTTCCATTGTGCTTACGACTTCGGGTACCTTCTAAAAATCCTAACTTGCCGTAGGCTTCCTGAGACCCGAGAGGGGTTCTCGGAGCTCATCAGGACGTTCTTCCCGGTCATGTACGACATCAAGCACCTGATGAGGTTCTCAAACAGCCTCCACGGGGGGCTCAACAAGCTAGCCGAGCAGTTGGAGGTCGACAGGGTGGGGACTTGCCACCAGGCTGGGTCAGATAGCTTGCTTACTGCTCGGGCATTTAGGAAGCTGATGGAGAAGCACTTTGATGGATCAATTGACCGATATGCTGGGGTTATGTATGGTCTCGATATCGAATAA
- the LOC135581812 gene encoding actin-related protein 2/3 complex subunit 3, translating to MVYHSSFVDEEGITKACGCPLLPLKTHIKGPAPVSDQDKIDIVDEAITFFRANVFFKNFDIKSPADKLLIYLTFYINVALKRLEGCRTLAVGTKAIINLGLEKVPVPGEPGFPFPGLFSVPQSQDEAELFRNYLKQIREETSGRLLNCAYRPNGTPNKWWLAFAKRKFMNIVVL from the exons ATG GTTTATCATTCTAGTTTTGTTGATGAAGAAGGGATAACGAAAGCCTGTGGTTGCCCCCTTCTTCCGTTGAAAACTCATATTAAGGGTCCTGCTCCTGTCTCAGATCAAG ACAAAATCGACATTGTTGATGAGGCAATAACTTTCTTTCGAGCAAATGTTTTCTTTAAAAATTTTGACATCAAGAGTCCAGCTGACAAGCTCCTTATCTACTTGACATTTTACATCAATGTGGCTCTGAAACGGCTGGAGGGTTGCAGAACTCTTGCTGTGGGGACCAAAGCTATCATTAATTTGGGCCTAGAGAAGGTTCCTGTGCCTGGAGAGCCAGGTTTTCCTTTTCCTGGTCTTTTTTCCGTTCCACAGTCTCAGGATGAAGCAG AACTATTCAGGAACTATTTGAAGCAGATAAGGGAGGAGACAAGTGGAAGGCTGCTTAACTGTGCTTATAGGCCTAATGGCACCCCTAACAAGTGGTGGCTAGCTTTCGCAAAGAGGAAGTTCATGAATATAGTTGTTCTCTAG
- the LOC135609519 gene encoding E3 ubiquitin ligase BIG BROTHER-related-like — MAGGKHDTDEGNPNPIPTPPPLAGDAPLSGEATSPPLPPPSARRPFTSLSQVDADLALARALQEQERAYALLRMNGVDGSDYESSDADSYDYEEEEVEEGVGDEPDHVIEEDAGNIEGSDYDHDAFDANDPDVDDEAFTMALQDSEEQEVAVRLMALAGLNEWVSDDHDDYGNNSQDAWQEVDPDEYSYEELIALGEVVGTENRGLSVDKISALPLVSYTANNVQDSNAEQCVICRLEYEDGDSLMLLSCKHRYHFECINKWLQINKVCPACNAEVSTSENK, encoded by the exons ATGGCCGGAGGTAAACACGACACGGACGAAGGGAACCCTAACCCGATTCCGACTCCTCCACCGCTCGCCGGGGACGCACCGCTATCCGGGGAGGCGACGTCGCCACCGCTTCCGCCGCCTTCCGCCCGCAGGCCCTTCACCAGCCTCAGCCAGGTCGATGCTGACCTAGCTCTTGCCCGCGCGCTTCAAGAACAG GAGAGGGCCTACGCATTGCTGAGGATGAACGGTGTCGACGGCAGTGATTACGAGAGCTCCGACGCCGATAGCTACGATTATGAGGAGGAGGAAGTCGAGGAGGGCGTGGGAGACGAGCCGGACCATGTGATCGAGGAGGACGCGGGGAACATCGAGGGGAGCGACTACGACCATGATGCTTTCGATGCTAATGATCCTGATGTTGACGATGAGGCATTCACAATGGCGCTGCAGGATTCTGAGGAGCAGGAGGTGGCTGTTCGGTTGATGGCCCTCGCAGGATTAAATGAAT GGGTGTCAGATGATCATGATGATTATGGCAACAACTCTCAA GATGCCTGGCAAGAGGTTGATCCAGATGAATACTCATATGAG gaACTAATTGCACTAGGCGAGGTAGTTGGAACTGAAAATAGAGGCCTTTCGGTTGACAAAATATCCGCTTTGCCTTTAGTAAGTTACACGGCAAACAATGTCCAAGACAGCAATGCTGAACA ATGTGTCATATGCCGGCTGGAGTATGAGGATGGTGATTCCTTGATGCTGCTTTCTTGCAAGCACAGATATCACTTTGAATGCATAAACAAGTGGCTACAAATAAACAAG GTATGTCCTGCCTGTAACGCCGAGGTATCAACATCAGAGAACAAGTAG